Proteins from a single region of Chryseobacterium scophthalmum:
- a CDS encoding adenylate/guanylate cyclase domain-containing protein — MKNKFTSFAIICFLFCGNTVFKAQESVEINNLKSQLKLTKSDKERAKIFGDLGNIYFQSKNADSAISYSKLSLSIYSKNNDTEQIGRANLFIGTLFLQKNDLVTGEKYLLEAEKYLHKTENYEKRALLNFWMARLNAVNKKSDIATKYYNEILKYNKEGRKIDKNLVMESYQGLFANNFIKQEYADSYTALYTYIDFVKKNYPENLYPAYRSAGTFFLTSRDNKKALEYFQKGLGVSQKSGNDLQIAEAKIFMANVYSEMNQLEVAKKYLNEAKAYYESHNLKNSLPLVYYYFSDIYSKEKDFVKAEDYAAKVMKLSDENDPMYQYYKNHEGFIGLKKIMEDSLSLKNTPSKLSELEIKTKEQVKNLEYFTQLKTYVSPEIFIQNYEVLHRAYAFLGDYNQSYSYLKKMYDKKEETYGIDKMKALSSVQSETELANERTRIKLEEETKRIQLQKEIELKALRFEYEKKQAAAKTEEEKKRLALEEDLKRKEIQIKFDEEQKAVALKYSQEKNIAKINQEKKDAIAKADLESSKTQKNMWAIGAGLSLLLLGFAGFSYNQKRKDNKKIAEEKQKSDDLLLNILPYEVAEELKEKGKTNAKHFDEVSVLFTDFVNFTANSERIGVQEVLNELNICFTEFDRIMEKYNLEKIKTIGDAYLAVSGLPVSNDQHAKNAVNASLEILSYIQQRKKENPNALNIRIGIHSGPVIAGIVGVKKFAYDIWGDTVNTAARMEQNSSSGRVNVSEATYQLIKEDFTFEHRGKIETKGKGKMEMYFVNQI; from the coding sequence TTGAAGAATAAATTTACCTCTTTTGCAATTATCTGTTTTCTCTTTTGTGGGAACACAGTTTTTAAAGCACAGGAATCTGTTGAGATTAATAATCTTAAAAGTCAGCTGAAATTGACTAAGTCTGACAAAGAACGAGCAAAGATTTTTGGAGATTTAGGTAATATCTATTTTCAGAGTAAGAATGCAGACAGTGCAATTTCATATTCCAAATTATCATTATCCATTTATTCAAAAAACAATGATACTGAACAAATCGGAAGAGCAAATTTGTTTATAGGGACTTTGTTTTTGCAAAAAAATGATTTAGTTACGGGTGAAAAATACTTGTTAGAAGCCGAAAAATATCTCCATAAAACTGAAAATTACGAAAAGAGAGCTCTTCTCAATTTTTGGATGGCACGACTAAATGCTGTTAATAAAAAAAGTGATATTGCTACAAAATATTACAATGAAATTTTAAAGTATAATAAAGAAGGCAGAAAAATAGACAAAAATCTTGTAATGGAATCTTACCAAGGTCTTTTTGCCAACAACTTTATAAAACAGGAATATGCAGACAGCTATACAGCTTTGTACACCTACATTGATTTTGTAAAAAAAAATTATCCTGAAAATTTATATCCTGCATACAGAAGTGCAGGAACATTTTTCTTAACCAGCAGAGATAATAAAAAAGCGCTGGAATATTTCCAAAAAGGGTTGGGTGTTTCCCAAAAGAGCGGTAATGATTTGCAGATAGCGGAAGCGAAAATTTTTATGGCTAATGTTTATTCTGAAATGAATCAACTGGAAGTAGCGAAAAAATATCTGAATGAGGCTAAAGCTTATTATGAATCTCATAATTTGAAAAACAGTTTACCTCTGGTTTATTACTATTTCTCGGATATTTATTCTAAAGAAAAAGATTTTGTAAAAGCTGAAGACTACGCTGCTAAAGTGATGAAATTGAGTGATGAAAATGACCCGATGTATCAGTATTATAAAAATCATGAAGGATTTATCGGGCTAAAGAAAATTATGGAAGACAGTCTTTCATTAAAAAATACTCCCTCAAAGCTTTCTGAATTGGAAATTAAAACCAAAGAGCAGGTTAAAAATCTTGAGTATTTTACTCAATTGAAAACTTATGTTTCTCCAGAAATTTTCATACAAAATTATGAGGTATTGCATCGTGCTTATGCTTTTTTGGGTGATTATAATCAGTCTTATTCATATTTAAAAAAAATGTATGATAAGAAAGAAGAAACGTACGGAATCGACAAAATGAAGGCACTTTCTTCTGTACAATCTGAGACTGAGCTAGCCAACGAAAGAACCCGTATAAAACTTGAAGAAGAAACCAAAAGAATTCAGCTTCAGAAAGAAATAGAATTAAAGGCACTTCGTTTTGAATATGAAAAAAAACAGGCGGCTGCAAAAACTGAAGAAGAGAAAAAAAGATTGGCGCTTGAGGAAGATTTAAAACGAAAAGAAATTCAGATTAAATTTGATGAAGAGCAAAAAGCAGTAGCTTTAAAATATTCTCAGGAAAAAAATATTGCCAAAATCAATCAGGAGAAAAAAGATGCCATTGCAAAAGCAGATTTAGAAAGTTCTAAAACTCAAAAAAATATGTGGGCAATTGGAGCTGGTTTATCTTTGCTGTTATTAGGTTTTGCTGGGTTTTCGTATAATCAGAAGCGTAAAGACAACAAAAAAATTGCTGAAGAAAAACAAAAATCAGATGATTTGCTGCTCAATATTCTTCCGTATGAAGTTGCTGAAGAATTAAAAGAAAAAGGAAAAACCAACGCCAAACATTTTGATGAGGTTTCGGTTCTGTTTACAGATTTTGTCAACTTTACAGCAAATTCCGAAAGAATTGGTGTGCAGGAAGTTTTGAATGAACTTAATATTTGCTTCACCGAATTCGACAGAATCATGGAAAAATACAATTTAGAAAAGATAAAAACCATTGGTGATGCGTATTTGGCGGTGAGTGGATTGCCTGTTTCTAACGACCAACATGCAAAAAATGCGGTGAATGCAAGTTTGGAAATTCTTTCTTATATTCAGCAAAGAAAAAAAGAAAACCCAAATGCTTTAAATATCAGAATCGGAATTCATTCCGGACCGGTGATTGCGGGAATCGTGGGTGTGAAAAAATTCGCTTACGATATTTGGGGAGATACGGTGAATACAGCGGCTAGAATGGAGCAGAACAGTTCATCGGGAAGAGTAAATGTTTCTGAAGCAACCTATCAATTAATAAAAGAAGACTTTACTTTTGAGCATCGCGGAAAAATCGAAACCAAAGGTAAAGGCAAAATGGAGATGTATTTTGTTAATCAAATTTAA
- a CDS encoding adenylate/guanylate cyclase domain-containing protein, producing MKKNLLLTFIFFLLIGLQNLCFAQNSFEKPRVFTEKEIKNGASIDEDSKFFAGDNPAFASPQFDDSSWKHVNFNSRKVYSWNPMNYASKKDAKKDQIYWVRYYFKIDSASVNKSLCFKIQQLGASEIYLNGKKIESIGKIGDEKSREFRIKNRIPELFTLDNTKVNVLAIRFLPIAAGKKKTITLVPFAIGVELASANEFIRDKTEEVQYFNFYTMLICGIFGALGFIHLLLFIFYRKAIYNLYFSTYNFSISLMSYMVLLLSEIKNPLDIDTYTFFAFLSVMAFGTSLTGFVNTLFGRTKKRLKVMLIISACIFILYYFSAASAASFAFFYLCFVAFESFYLIVRAMIRREKSAFIVGGGVLVFFLFIVMSIVFMFLNKTNTVDINKAFGDDFMGYVLGFIFISFPISISAYLGWQFASTNLSLVKQLDEVKRLSDVNLKQEQEKQQILQDQNDLLEKQVDERTFELQKEKQKTENLLLNILPHEVAEELKENGSSEAKYYDEVTVLFTDFVNFTQSSEKMGAEKMLVELNECFTAFDMIMEKHGLEKIKTIGDAYLAVCGLPMKNECHAYQTVLVALDIIDFIEERKKTHPDVLDIRIGINSGSLIAGIVGVKKFAYDIWGDTVNTAARMEQNSEKGKINISESTYQLVKEKITCEYRGKIHTKGKGDMDMYFAIEIKTE from the coding sequence GTGAAAAAAAATCTACTCCTTACATTTATATTTTTCTTGTTAATCGGATTGCAAAATTTATGTTTTGCACAAAATTCTTTTGAAAAACCTAGAGTTTTTACTGAAAAGGAAATCAAAAACGGCGCATCTATTGATGAAGATAGTAAATTTTTTGCTGGTGATAATCCTGCTTTTGCTTCGCCACAATTTGATGATTCTTCATGGAAACATGTCAATTTTAATTCTAGAAAAGTCTATTCATGGAATCCTATGAATTATGCCTCTAAGAAAGATGCTAAAAAAGATCAGATTTATTGGGTTCGGTACTATTTTAAGATAGATTCTGCATCGGTCAATAAATCTTTATGTTTTAAAATTCAGCAACTCGGTGCTTCCGAAATTTATTTAAATGGTAAAAAAATTGAAAGTATTGGCAAAATCGGAGACGAAAAATCAAGAGAATTCAGGATTAAAAACAGAATACCAGAATTGTTTACTTTAGATAATACCAAAGTAAATGTTTTAGCGATAAGATTTTTACCGATTGCTGCTGGCAAAAAGAAGACCATTACTTTGGTACCTTTTGCCATCGGTGTTGAACTTGCTTCTGCTAACGAATTTATCAGAGACAAAACTGAAGAAGTGCAGTATTTCAATTTTTACACCATGCTGATTTGCGGAATATTTGGTGCATTAGGATTTATTCATCTTTTGTTATTTATTTTTTACAGAAAAGCAATTTATAATCTGTATTTTTCTACGTACAATTTTTCGATTTCTTTGATGAGCTATATGGTCTTGCTCTTGTCAGAAATAAAAAATCCTTTAGATATCGACACTTATACGTTTTTTGCATTTCTTTCGGTAATGGCATTCGGTACTTCGCTTACAGGATTTGTCAATACATTATTTGGAAGAACTAAAAAAAGACTGAAAGTAATGTTGATTATTTCAGCTTGTATTTTTATTCTCTATTATTTCAGCGCAGCTTCTGCGGCTAGTTTTGCCTTTTTTTATCTTTGTTTTGTTGCTTTCGAATCTTTTTATTTGATTGTAAGAGCAATGATCAGAAGAGAAAAATCTGCTTTCATTGTAGGAGGAGGAGTTTTGGTATTCTTTCTTTTTATTGTGATGTCTATCGTTTTCATGTTTTTAAATAAAACAAACACGGTTGATATTAATAAAGCTTTCGGAGATGATTTTATGGGATATGTTTTAGGATTTATTTTCATAAGTTTTCCGATTTCGATCTCTGCTTATTTAGGTTGGCAATTTGCATCAACCAATTTAAGTTTGGTAAAACAGCTGGATGAAGTAAAGCGACTTTCTGATGTTAATTTAAAACAGGAACAGGAAAAACAGCAGATTCTTCAGGATCAGAATGATTTGCTTGAAAAACAGGTCGACGAACGTACGTTTGAGTTGCAAAAAGAAAAGCAGAAAACAGAAAATTTACTTCTCAATATTCTTCCGCATGAAGTTGCTGAAGAACTAAAGGAAAACGGAAGCTCTGAAGCCAAATATTATGACGAAGTCACTGTTTTATTTACCGATTTTGTTAATTTTACCCAGAGTTCAGAGAAAATGGGCGCAGAAAAAATGTTGGTTGAGCTGAACGAATGTTTTACTGCTTTCGATATGATCATGGAAAAACATGGTTTAGAGAAAATAAAAACCATTGGAGATGCTTATTTGGCGGTTTGCGGTTTACCTATGAAAAATGAATGTCACGCTTATCAAACAGTTTTGGTAGCTTTGGATATTATAGATTTTATTGAAGAAAGAAAGAAAACTCATCCTGATGTTTTAGATATCAGAATCGGGATTAATTCAGGTTCTTTGATTGCCGGAATTGTAGGGGTGAAAAAATTCGCTTACGATATTTGGGGTGACACTGTAAATACAGCCGCAAGAATGGAGCAGAACAGCGAAAAAGGAAAAATAAATATCTCAGAATCGACCTATCAATTGGTAAAAGAAAAAATAACTTGTGAATACAGAGGTAAAATTCACACCAAAGGAAAAGGCGATATGGATATGTATTTTGCGATTGAAATCAAAACTGAATAA
- a CDS encoding HD domain-containing protein: MEYEKLNKLILKRLKENLPEHLSYHSVMHVKDVIDSVEKIAKSENVNDEDLLLLKTAALFHDTGFLYGSKNHEEKSCEIAEEYLSDYGYSESQTEKIKGMIMATKIPQTPHNHLEQILADADLDYLGRDDFFVIGDKLFEELSMFGIVNSERDWNLLQEKFLESHHYFTETAINSRNQKKQDNLNIIKTKLKNN; this comes from the coding sequence ATGGAATACGAAAAATTAAATAAACTCATATTAAAAAGACTCAAGGAAAATCTTCCGGAGCACCTTTCTTATCACAGCGTGATGCACGTAAAAGATGTAATTGATTCTGTAGAAAAAATTGCAAAATCTGAAAACGTGAATGATGAAGACTTATTATTGTTAAAAACGGCGGCATTATTTCACGACACCGGATTTTTATACGGATCAAAAAATCATGAGGAAAAATCGTGCGAAATCGCTGAAGAATATCTTTCTGATTACGGCTATTCAGAATCGCAGACCGAGAAAATCAAAGGAATGATTATGGCGACAAAAATTCCGCAGACGCCACATAATCATTTAGAGCAAATCTTGGCAGATGCAGATTTAGATTATTTGGGAAGAGACGATTTTTTTGTAATTGGTGACAAATTATTTGAAGAACTTTCGATGTTTGGAATTGTCAATTCCGAGCGTGACTGGAATCTTTTACAGGAAAAATTCCTCGAAAGTCATCATTATTTCACAGAAACAGCCATCAACAGCAGAAATCAAAAAAAACAGGATAACCTGAATATTATTAAAACAAAACTAAAAAATAACTGA